The DNA segment TAGCAGCTTTATATCCTCTACGATTTCGAGAATTACAGGAATGGTACGCAGTGCCTTGAAAATACCGCCTGCCCCATTTGTTTCCTGTCCCAATACTCCATAAGAATACGGAATACGCTCATCCTTTATACGGGCCTCTAATTGTCCTACGCGAAACTGCGTGGTAACAAAATCCGCATCCTTTAAAGCCTCTCTGCGATTCAGTGTCCGATGCACACGAACAGTATAACCGCTTGCATCCCACATGCGCTGCGCCAGCTCCCCGACGATTTCCAGCTTCTCTCTACCAGCCTCAACATCCACCAGCCAGATTTCACGAATACCCAGCTCCTTTTGACGGCGGATAAAGCCCTCCATGAGTTCGGGAGTATAGCTGCTGCCGCCTCCGATCGTTACAATCTTCAATCCTTCTTTCATCCTGCTTCACCTCTTGTTATCGTATATGCCTATTGTATTCACCTGCACTGTGAATTACAAGAGGCTGCTATAAAACAGAAAGCTTTTCCCTGAAATTGTTATAATCCCTCCTCATTTCTGACACTTTCTGCGTGCTGTATACGTTCTCTTTCAATATCCCGGTCATCCATAAAGCCGATGGAAGCACGCAAATATTCCATATTCTGCAATCGATTCTGATTGTAGATACAGCCAAAGATAACATCCAGCATATACTGCATGGCAATATGGGAGGAGAATTGCGATATTCGATCCTGCAGATTTTCTTTATCTGTGATTTCCACATGATAGCGGATATATTGCGGATAGTGGTTGCTGCCGGCTTTACCGATCAGCACGATTGGTATTCTTTTTTCATACAGCTTTTTCACAAGCGGCTCAATAAAAAACGCCTTGCCGGAATAGGACAGTATCATTGCGACATGATGCTCGTCACAAGCCAGTGCCTGCAGCCGCTGCTCATAAAAATCCTGCGGACATTGTACACATTTCCCGATTGTCAGCATTTTATCATGAAAATTCTGAGCGGCATTCAGATTGTGGGAATGGCTGTACACATCGATCACCTGTGCCTGATTAAGAACAGCGGCAATCTCCTGCAGCACATCAGGACGGATAAATTCCAATGTATCGCGTATGGTCAGCTCATACAGCTTAACCAGCTGCAGAGCAATCTCCTTTGGCCCGTCCTCCATTTGAAATGGATAATTGACATTGATCAGTTCATCCTTTTCCATACGCTCTGTGGAATCTCTGGCAACTGCCAGCTTCAAATCCTTATAGCCCTGGAAGCCGAGCTTACGGCAGAAGCGATGAATCGCTGATTTTGATACAAACAGTTCTTCTGACAGCTCCTGAATGGTGCTATGCAGCAGCCTTTGTTCATGTGTTATCACATAGTCAGCAATATCGTGTTCCATCGGTGTTAGATTTGTACAGCAGTGAATCATTTTTTCCAGTGTCATAATATACTTCCTTTCCTGTTGTAGATTCCGCTATAGAGATTGTGCCGTTTCCCTGTAAAAGGGAAGCCATGTAATTATGAAAATGCCTCAATATTTTCATAACGCCTCACAAGCAGTTCACACAAAATACATCCCTTTTCTTTTTCGTGTATCGTGAAGCTCTCCTTCATTATAGCATTGCTTTTTGCTTTGCCATAGCAGCACTTGAAGGATCAGGAACAGGAAGCCTGCCGGATTCAGGCTATCATTATACAAAATAGTATAGAGAATTTACAATCAGAAGGGCTGAATGCTTATGCTGTATTCCCTTCTGCGATATGATTGAGAGCAATAGCTAGAATATGAATTAGAAATACAGGCTCAAATGCATTCCATGCTGTTTAGAAAAAAGGAAACGGGAATAGAAAAGGATGCAAAGGTATCCTTATGTTGGATAGCTTTGCATCTATTAGCCTGCTGTTTATCAGGTGTTTTCCCTGCTATTTCATTATAAATAAGGAATATAGGAGTCTTTGCAGATTACTTGTTCAGCATACGGGTCACCATACGTAAGGATAAGCCCATTTTTTCTGCAATCTGCTCAAGACTCATTCCCTGCTGTGTTAAGCGTTTGACCACAGTAGGCAGTGGTTCGCTGACTTCAATGATATGCTGATCCGGATCATAGAAACGTATCCCCCGCTGTCCCCATGCATGCTCCTTGACTGGATGAATCAGACTGATATCGTCGCGTTTCATCAGATTTTCCACAAACGTATCCAAATCCTCACATTCCATATACAGCTCTGCATCATTGCCCCCATAGGTGATATCGTTCGGCTCTTTATCCAGAAATCCGCTCCAGCTCTCTCTAGTTTGAAAACAAATACCCCCGGTCATCGTAAAATTGGTACCAAAATCCTGAATGACACGCAGACCGCACACTTCTTTATAGAAGGCAATAGTTCGCTCTTTGTCATCTATTGCATATAAGCTTCCCATGTATTTCATATGGTTTCCTCCTCGTTATATAATAACAGTATACCATACATCATATTAGAGAAATTGTATAAACAGGACATAGCATTTCCTGTTTTTTTAGCAATGCCGTTTCATCAGCTTCGGATCTTCTTTTTACACTGACATACCATTATATCCTGTTATACATGAACTGCTTGTTTCCCCTGGTTTGCGACTGCCTCCATTTTCTGCTGCAATAGCCTTTGATCCCCCAGATAATAATGCCTGACAGGATTACCCAGCGCATCAAATTCATAAATCAGAGGGATGCCGGTCGGTATATTCAGGTTCACGATGTCTTCTTCACTGATTTTATCAAAATATTTCACAAGTGCCCGCAGGGAATTTCCATGTGCTGCAATGATGACACGCTTTCCCTCCAGCATATCCTGCTTAATCACATCATTAAAGTATGGTACAACGCGGTCGATCGTTGTTTTCAGACTTTCACAGCTGGGAAGCTCCTTCGGATCGACACAGCGATACATTTCCTGACAGGCTGCACTTCGCGCATCTTCTGCATCCAGAGCAGGTGGCAGAACAGCAAAAGACCGCCGCCATTCCTTTACCTGTTCCTCTCCGTATTTTTCTGCAGTCTCGGCCTTATTTAAGCCCTGTAACGCTCCATAATGACGCTCATTCAGCTTCCATGTTTTTACAACAGGCAGCCAAACGCGATCCATTTCATCGAGTATATGCTGCAATGTATGCACAGCACGTTTCAGATAAGATGTGTAGCAGATATCAAAATCAAACCCCTCCTGCTTTAACAATATGCCGGCCTGTTTAGCCTCCTCATGTCCTTTTTCACTCAAATCCACATCTGTCCATCCGGTAAACAGGTTTTCTTTATTCCATTCACTTTCTCCATGACGAATCAATACGAGCTTCATTGTGACTCCTCCTTTAATATAAAGTTATCTTAATCTAACTAATAACAGTATATGCTTGAAGCCTGCGTCTGTCAATGCATTTGCCTAGCCGTTCTTATCGATTCTGATTCATACATATCACATATTTGGATATTTCTGTTATTGTTTACCGATGTATAAGAAATAGCTTTAATTTCATAATACATAAATGGATGACTTGGTTAACAGTCTGGTAAAAGAATCGAGCAGATGTATTTTTAATTGCCAATAACATCACTTGAAAATATAAATTATGAAATATATAAAGAATTTTTCTAATTTTTTAGGAGTTTTACATTTTCTTTACGTATGTAGTAGTGTAAAGCATAAGACTGTATACGAAAGGATGTGAAGAATATGCTTACAAAAGATGTAATGGAGAATAAAGAAATGAAGGTAGAGGTGCAGGAACGACTGAAATATGATAACGATATTTTTTTTAAGTTCGCTCTTGGCACAGAGGATGAAGATGCTGCGTTTATCCGTAACACCATTATTGAACGAGTGACAGGAATCCATCCTAAGGAAAGCACCGTATTAAATCCTAATCTGGATCCTGCTATACTCAAAAAGAAAAAAATGGTATTGGACATCCGTGTGAAGGACAGCGAATGAAGAGAATACGGCATCGAAATGCAAACCACGTATTCAAAGCAATCAGAGTTAAAACGCTTTGAACTGTACGGAGCCAGAATGTTATCGAATCAGCTTGATAGCGGAGAAAGGTATTATGATCTTCTTCCTGTTTATCAAATCATCTTTCTTGATTCCTATGCAGAACACACCAGGAAGTTAATTGATGCCTATCAGATGAGAAATGAGGAAGGCGAAGTAGAAAGTAAGCGCAGTTTAATGAAGCGAATTTACATCTATCTGCCGGAGATAAATGCAATCGTCAAGCGCAAAGGATTTGAGAAGCTGAATGACTTTGAACAATTGTGCTACCTGTTTAAAAATAATGATGAAGATGGTATACTAAAAACAGAGGAAAGGCTGGTGAAGAAGGTAATGGAAAAGTACAGGAAATTTCATGACGCAGAAGACCTCTGGTCGATAGCGATGGCAACGCAGATACAGGAACAGCGCGAAAAAAATGCCATTTTGGATAGTTTCAAGGATGGTGTTGAACAAGGAATCGAGCAGGGAATGGAGCAAGGAATCGAATTGGGGATTAAACAGGGACAAAAAGAAGGGGAAAGAACGCTGTTAAATAGACAAATGGTAAAGAAATATCATGAAGACTGCTCAACATGGTTATGTTCTTTAACAACGGAACAGATCGACCATGTATCCAATTTGTTATTCACCTGTGATACCTTGCAGGAGCTAAAGGATCAGCTACAATAAATAATACATATAAAGCCACAAAAAAACTGTTTTATGTGAACGAAAACAGTTTTTTTATGCAAGTCTTATACATGATGTTTATGAAACAGTGCCTCGAGATATGCTGATTTTATCAGGGAATACAGCAAAGTATAAATAAAAGCAGGTAATCATGCTCTTTAGATTCATTTGTTATCTATTTAATATTGATTCATAACTTTAAGATAAGATAACGGATCTATTCACCGAAAAACCTGGCAAGTGTTAATTAAGTATTTATATAATCATATTGTGTGAAAAGGAGCATAGAAATACTACAGCAGGTCTTTCTCTAAGGCGCCTTTCATAACGCTCTTTCTTAATTCTATCTTTTATCGGTGAATAGTAACATATTTCTTATATTAGCGAATAAGACAAGCATATCAGAAACCATAATTATAAAAGCATCGCTTTCTATTGGCTAACATAAATTAGTGCTAATAGATAACACGCTCTTTACCACCGTTATCATAACTGTATCATGCTAGGTATTCCCTATATTAAGCTCTTTGTCAAAATCCTTTACCGCTATTTATAGATAGTGCCATAGGAAAAGAAAAGCCGAAGTGCAACCAAAATCCTTGCAAATCAGCTCTTTAACATTTTTCTTTTCTTACCGCTTATTTTTTTGTAACTGCAACCCATACCTCGACTTCCCCGGCACTACCATAATATTCAATATCCGGTGCTCCGGTTTTCATTTTTCCGGTGATATATCCGGTGTTCAGCGGCCGGTATGCGGATTTCGGAAGCCATTTTGTAATCGCCTGTGCCTCTGTTTTTCCAATCGTCTCCACCGAACATGGAAAAATTGCCCATGTTCTGGCTGGTACTGTATATTCTACGAGTTCTTCACCGGCTGCACAGGTACTGGAAACCGCAATCAAATGATCAAACTTGCGCTGATCGTCAGGATCTGTATTATACACGCTGATTCCTAACAGCCCTTTGGGCTCCTGGTTCATTTTGGACATCAATTCCTCCTGTAATCCCTGTTCACGAAATGTATTCCATTGTTCCGGGATGGCACGGCGTCCCTCTTTTCTCCTGTTTGTCGTATGTATTGCATATCCAACAACACGAAAGCTTTCTCTTTCCTCAATACGAAACGGTTCACTCATAAACGATTCCTCCTACTGTGTTATATAAATAATTATACAGGATAAGCCATTACTCATCCTCTCTTTTTGTGTCCGAAGCTAAGAGTTATCCTCATCCTTTATCATCAGCCACATTTCCAGTCTTGATTGCCGGGGATCAGAATCCAGATACACCTCCATAACCGGGCCGTTTACATACGAATACCCGGTGCTTGGAAACCATTCGGTCCAGATTCTTCGTTCCAGCTCCTGTATAGAGGCATGTGTCCCTGCACAATCAAAAACGATCCAGGAGGCTTTTGGTATCGTCAGTGTATCATATCCGTTAAGCGTTTCATCACTGATAACACCGATGCAGAATTTCCAATCCGCAGTATCCCCGCACAGGCTGATCCCCAACAGTCCACTGGGCTCCTCCTGCGACATATAAGCAGCCAATTCCTCAATGATCCCGGTTCTGCCTGCAGCCTGCCAGTACTGCGGAACTATTTCATAGTTTTTTTCCAACTTATGATCCAGCTCATGCAATACGCCCATGACACGAAATTCTTCTTTTCGTACGATGCGGTAATGCAGCTCCTTTTTACCTGCGATGTTTAACTGGAAGCAAAGTGGTGGATATGCTTTTACAGCAGCGTGCTCCTTGCGGACCTGAGACGGGGCAATACCATGCACAGAACGAAATGCACGGTTAAAGGCTGTTGGTGAAGCATATTGATAGCGTAATGCGATATCAATAATTTTCTCATTCCCCAGCCGCAGATCCTCTGCAGCAAGAGTCATTCTCCTTCTTCTTATATATTCCGATACAGGTATTCCTGTCATATAGGAAAACACACGCTGAAAATTATATGATGAGGTACATGCAATTTTCGCAGCCTCCTCTAAACGGATTTCATCCTGTATATGTGCTTCTATGTAAGTCATCGCTTCATTTAATCGTTCAATCCATTCCATGCATTCCCTGCTCCTTTATGTGCTCGTTTTTATGTGAAATTTTTATTTTGCTTCATTTACTAGCTGGTAGCTTTCATCGATCAGCCTCTGCAGCTGCTTCCAGGAGAGCTTTTGATCCAGTAAGACGGAAAACCAGTATGTTTTGTTCATATGATAGGCAGGAAAGTAGCATACATGATCCACAAGCTCACGGATATAGGCAGGGTCGTTTTTCAGATTGCATATGTCTGTCATACCATCCGCATCAATCCCTATACTTCTGTATGGAATATGCATGATAACACCATACCACTTCCCCTTAGGGGTTTTCAACGTTCCATGCTCGGGAGCACTTTTCCACGGAAATTCAGGAACGCTGTGATAACGCTGTTCCACATAATCCAGAATGCGCCTGCGATAAGAATTTCCCTCTGCACACGCCCGTACCAGTTTTTCCATCAGCTCATCTATTTCCTCACGGATTGCACTAACAAAGCTGCCATTTGCAGTTTTTACATAAAATGGCATATACAATTCCTGAAGCTGTGCATCATACACATCTGCACGAAGCTTTTGGTTCTCATAGGTAATAACGGCATAAAAGTCCGCAGTCTTTAGTCGTTGAATACAGCGATAGGTGTCTTTCTCCTGAATACACCCGTATTGCAGCAGCTTTTCCGGTGCCAGCTCTTGCACATGTTTATTTCTCATACCGTCACTCCCCTTTGTTGAATCGTAAGCTATTGTCACATTCTATCATGATAGCGATTTTCATTTGCTTCCCTGGACTATAGACAGCATATACAAGTTCTTTTGTCTGTAAAAAGAAGCTATGTTTTGCAACTACTCCATATTGTAACAGATGCCGCAGGAGCTCACAAGGAAAAAACGCCGTTCATTATAAAAGCCGATATCTCTTGTTATGATTTATTATTTATTAAAAAGCAATCAATCTAGAATACGTTGATACCATTCATTGATATCCCTATTCTGCTGGAAACAAAACACACCGTTGGTGATAATACTTATGGTGAATAGGAGCTTCTCATTATGAAAACATGGTAATGAATATCCTCTTTAGAGATATAATAAAAAGTATGCACAAGTAAATACTATAAAGGCTCGCTGTAAGCGCATACAAATAAAATTGACTCTTTTTCTTTTTTATGTTATATACTAAGTTATATGCTAAGATTAAAAGTAAGCATGTACAAAAAATTCTAAAGATAACACTATTTTCGGAATACGAAACTGCAATAGAAAGAAATCACCAACTGTTAGCTGGATTTCTCAGATAATATGAAATCTTAAAAATCAAGCATTTCATTCTTCATTGCCTTTATAAAACTAAGCATCAGTAAACACAATATTTAGGTATATAAAAGCGAAATCATTTTGATGATCACCGTACCTTACACACAGATTCATCCAGCTTCTGTATATAATATATTATCGAGGTAGCATAGACTAGCAGATGGAACAACTGTTTCCATCATATTATAAACTTAAATAATCAGTAGATTCCCTTACGATATTAAGCGAGGTACCTATATGGAAAAAATTTTAGAAGTAGTTAAATTAAATAAATTCTATAAAAAGCATCATGTCTTAAAAGACATTGACCTTACTATTTATAAAAAAGAAATCGTTGGCTTTATAGGCCCAAATGGTGCAGGTAAAAGCACTACAATGAAATGCATTAACAATCTTTTATATCCAGATTCAGGTACAATTAAAATCTGCGGGTATGATATCCTAAAAGAAAGAGAAAAAGCCTTGTCCTGCCAGGCCTCCTTGATAGAAAATCCTGGACTATATCCGGGTATGAGTGGTCTTGATAACCTGAAAATATTTGCTAAGCTAAGAAAAGTTTCTACACAAAGATTACAGGAAATCATTGAATTCACTGCTTTACGGGACTCTTTAAAAAATAAAGTACAGGAGTATTCCCTGGGAATGAAGCAGAGATTAGCGTTAGGTATAGTATTGCTAGGGAAACCACATTTAATTATTCTGGATGAACCAATCAATGGTCTTGATCCAAAAGGCGTAATGGAGTTAAGAGAATCTTTACTGCAGCTTGTTCAAAAGGAGGATACTTCCATTCTTTTTTCATCACATATATTAGGTGAAATCGAAAAGATAGCAACCCGGATTATCTGTATTAACAATGGAAAAATCATAGAACCTGAGCAGTTTCATATCAGTGAGCGATATAGCATTGTTACAAATGATAATAACAAATCTGTTTGTATCTTGAAGGATATGGCTGATGCTCTACAAACAACAATTACCAAAGATAAAATTACTTTTGCTGTATCTTCCACACTGCCTCTGAAATCCATCATCCGGATACTAGTTCATCATAATATTGATATTTTAGATATTGAAAAGGAAGAAATCGATATGGAAGCCGTATATAAATCAATCTATGGTGATTAGTATGCTAAATCTCATAAAAATTGAATATTTTAAGATATTCAAACATAAAAAAAACACCGCGCTTATCATTTCCTGTATTTTCTTCTTTCTTTTCATAGGATTTTCCAATCAGCAAAAAGATCAAAATTATGTTAATAAAAAAACATCATATCTGAAAAATGAAGTAAGAGAAGCTAGCAGCATCTTGGATTCCCTTGAACATATTCTTAAACAGTCCGGCATGAAATCAGCAGAAAGGAAGAATTTAAAGAAGCAATATGATTTTTGGGATAAAGAAACAGAATACAGTCAGCTACTTCTAAGTTTTTATACAGTTAAAGGAAACAGTTATGCTTCTGATAAAATCATTACAGATTATACAATTAAACGAAATTTAAACTTTATAGAAGGATTGGAGCAGGGTTATACGGGAATGGTCTTTCAATACTCCAATAAAGATGAGGAAATCAAAGAATTAAAAAACGAAATCCTGATCATGCAGTCATTACTGCAAACAAATAAGGAGAAATTAGATGCTGATCCTGATATTTCATTTTTATATTCAAGCCCCTATGAAATGAACGGCTGGAATTATCTTACGATACTTTTTGATAACGGAATGCTAATCTATCTTATCTTTATCATATTATTGATAATGATTGATTTATATGCTGCAGAGATGGAGTGCGGCAGCTATAAAATGTATATGACATGTCCATATAGCAGAAAGAAAATCATCTTTGCAAAAATGATAACAGGCAGTTCCCTATCAATATTCATTATAATGATATGTATGATGACTGGCTTTTCTATTTTCAGTATTCAGACAGATGTGGGCAATAGTTTATATCCGTATATAGCCGGCAATGGCACTATAGAGCCTTGCTATATCCATTTCCTGAAGCTTATTTTATTTCTCGTATGCAGTGTTGTATTTATGAATATCGTGTTTATCTATATAGCCACATTTACAAGCTCTATATCATCTGTAATAACTGCTATCGCATGTTACTTTCTTTGTATTTTTTTCATATATAATCTTTTCAGCATCTCCAGTCCATGGATTGTACAGCTTCCATTTATTGGATTCTTGTATATCAGTGAGCTTATAAAGGTACAGCCAAATATCTTACCACCCCTTCTTATAAATATTGCTGTAATTGTTCTTACAACACTACTGTGTAGTAAGCGTTTTATAAATTTAGATTTGAAAAACTGAAGATGTAATAGATAAAGCAGAAAGGATAAGAAAAAGCATGTTACTATATATACGCTATGAAATTAAAAGAATCTTGATTTCCAGGAAGGCTAAATTAGCTATCCTGCTTATGTTTATTATGACAGTTGTCATGACAGTAAACAATTATAATCTTTCTAAAAAAGAGGATGTGTATGGTAAGGTTTATCTTGAGGAATCACTGAATTCATTAAAAATATATGAATGGGTTTTAAATTTAGATAAGAACCGCGGCAATATTTATAAGGATGAACATGAGTGTCATGAGGTTATCAATCAATGGAAATCAATTATTAAAACAGGATTGCAGGCAGAACAGGATCATGACTGGGAAAAATATAATGAGATGAATTTACTGAATGCTATATATGAATATCGTCTTGCGCAGAATTACAAGCCGCAAAATACTTATGATTACAAATATTATACAAAATATAATAAAGAGGTAGATGACATCATAAAAAAACGGAATTTATCATATATTAACGTTCCGGATTTAAAGCATGATACAGAGGAATTAGACGTCCTCAATAATCCTGATTTAAGTGTTAGCCCTTTTATGGATGCACAGTATTATGCTAGGTTATTTGATAAACTTCTGGATAAAAATTTAGCACCGATCAATCATTACAAGGTAGATAGTGTTAGTATAATCTTTCAGACATTACAAAATCTTGTTCCTCTTTATGGTATTCTGGTGATATGCTTATTAGCTTTTGACAGTATTTCCTATGATAAAGAAACAGGAACAATAAAAAATCTGTTATGTATACCTAACATGAGAAATTATTATATTTTTGCGAAAACAATAGCAAACAGCATCGTAGCTTTTCTTGTTATTATGTTGCCTGCTGCATTACTATCCTTATGTTTTGGTTTATATGATAAATATCAAATGCTGTTTTATCCAACGCTATACTTTAAGGATGGTTTAACTTCTTTTCATTTATCCTTTAACAATATCGAAGTGATGGAAAAAATGGTAGAAAATGGCACGCTTTATAGCAGTTTTCATTACAATGGCTTGATCCGGCATTCTTTATACGGTGGTGACAGAGCATCATGGACAGCAGGGAGATCTCCAGATATGTCTCTAGATTATATTTCTTTAGGCAAGTTTTTAATCCTCGCAATGATTGTATTTATATTGTTTGTAATCTTCATCAATTCCATGATTATGTGTATTCATACTTTTGTGAATTCAAAAATAATCGGTCTAAGCATGAGTCTATTGATATGCATTCTTGGATATATAACAACACCTGTATCGAATACTAGCCCAGTCTACCAATTTCATCCATTTTCTTATAAAACAGCTACAGAAGTGATTGCAGGTACCTCATCATATCCCTTTCTAACAGGAGTATGCCTTTTAACAGTTTTGATATTGGTTTTTCAAGCATTAACGGGACTTAAATTAAAGAAAAAGGATATATGATTTTTATAAAGAGCAGCTGGTAGGACTACTAATTTTATGAAAGGTAAGCCTTTCTTTCATATATGCTCACTATTATTTTACTATCGTATAGATTACAGTTAAGTGTATAGCTGTTATTTTTGCTACAGCTATATAATCTTCTTGCTAAAAGTAAAAGAAGATTCCTATCATAAAAAAACCACTCTTACAGTGGCATATTCGTAATGATTTTCCCCTAATTAAACTATTAAAATCTAAGTTTTTCAGCATTTTTATTCCCTTGTTGATTGTTTAGCAAGGCCTAAGAGATTTATAAGACTGATATCTATTCTATTGTGATATGCTTTATGAACACTATATCTTCAATATACTTGTAATGGTGTTACAGAGTTATATAATAAGTAATCTATGAAAGCAAATCCCGTTAGGAATAAAAATAAAGACTGCTTTTTTGATTTTGTGTTTTATGCGACTTCCGGTAATATATCATATTGAATTTCCTGCAGCGTCTCTGCCTCCTGCAGCTCTCTATAGAAATGATTCGGCAAATACAGGGACGGTCTTCTTTTCAGCTTTAACGCACCGGATTCTGAAAGTATTTCCGCTACAAACTGCGAACAGAAATAATGCTTTTTCCGTTTGAACGGAATATGTGCAAAGCAGAAGACAACGCCAATATTAGAATAACAGAAATCCTCACGGTTCTCGACAAACTGCTCGATTTTTTTCTGCATACGTTCAAAGGTTGCGTCAGAAACCTCCAGCTGAAAGCTGATGCTTTTTTCTACCCCATGGCGCTTGTATTTGGAAACTGTCTCCATACAAAAGCCCTTATAATTGAAGCTGTACATTTTCTCATTCATCGCATCCAGGCAAATAGATGCATGTGTATATTCATACCCGTAGACAATTTCCATAAAGCTGGATAAATGGCTGGGATAATTGGTTAAAACGATTGAAATGGTTTTCATGAATATGATGGTTCTCCTTCTTGGCTGTAAAGCATGATACAAACGGCCTGCATACGGTTGCTAGTAAGCCGGTTTCTATCAAGTGAGTCATTTTAGTATCCTGCAGAAATATTTTTAAACAGGCTGAAGGATACACATCAGCAGTTCGCTGTACAGAGTAATTATTACATACCCTTCCCCGCAAGTCAATGGAATTTCCTGACATCACAAATTATACGTACTCTGAAAGCTGCTGTTTTATACAGCAGTACCAGGTGTTTCACCAGCTTCCTTGTCCGTTTTCACTCCTATGTGTGAAAATAATGCTTATAAGAACCGGCTTATCTTATAATTCTTTTTTACATATACAATTCACTGCCAGAGAAAAGGATGGAAACAGCTTACTGCCATACATTCCA comes from the Erysipelotrichaceae bacterium 66202529 genome and includes:
- the gpmA gene encoding 2,3-diphosphoglycerate-dependent phosphoglycerate mutase; the protein is MKLVLIRHGESEWNKENLFTGWTDVDLSEKGHEEAKQAGILLKQEGFDFDICYTSYLKRAVHTLQHILDEMDRVWLPVVKTWKLNERHYGALQGLNKAETAEKYGEEQVKEWRRSFAVLPPALDAEDARSAACQEMYRCVDPKELPSCESLKTTIDRVVPYFNDVIKQDMLEGKRVIIAAHGNSLRALVKYFDKISEEDIVNLNIPTGIPLIYEFDALGNPVRHYYLGDQRLLQQKMEAVANQGKQAVHV
- a CDS encoding ATP-binding cassette domain-containing protein; protein product: MEKILEVVKLNKFYKKHHVLKDIDLTIYKKEIVGFIGPNGAGKSTTMKCINNLLYPDSGTIKICGYDILKEREKALSCQASLIENPGLYPGMSGLDNLKIFAKLRKVSTQRLQEIIEFTALRDSLKNKVQEYSLGMKQRLALGIVLLGKPHLIILDEPINGLDPKGVMELRESLLQLVQKEDTSILFSSHILGEIEKIATRIICINNGKIIEPEQFHISERYSIVTNDNNKSVCILKDMADALQTTITKDKITFAVSSTLPLKSIIRILVHHNIDILDIEKEEIDMEAVYKSIYGD
- a CDS encoding ABC transporter permease subunit encodes the protein MLLYIRYEIKRILISRKAKLAILLMFIMTVVMTVNNYNLSKKEDVYGKVYLEESLNSLKIYEWVLNLDKNRGNIYKDEHECHEVINQWKSIIKTGLQAEQDHDWEKYNEMNLLNAIYEYRLAQNYKPQNTYDYKYYTKYNKEVDDIIKKRNLSYINVPDLKHDTEELDVLNNPDLSVSPFMDAQYYARLFDKLLDKNLAPINHYKVDSVSIIFQTLQNLVPLYGILVICLLAFDSISYDKETGTIKNLLCIPNMRNYYIFAKTIANSIVAFLVIMLPAALLSLCFGLYDKYQMLFYPTLYFKDGLTSFHLSFNNIEVMEKMVENGTLYSSFHYNGLIRHSLYGGDRASWTAGRSPDMSLDYISLGKFLILAMIVFILFVIFINSMIMCIHTFVNSKIIGLSMSLLICILGYITTPVSNTSPVYQFHPFSYKTATEVIAGTSSYPFLTGVCLLTVLILVFQALTGLKLKKKDI
- a CDS encoding MurR/RpiR family transcriptional regulator; the protein is MTLEKMIHCCTNLTPMEHDIADYVITHEQRLLHSTIQELSEELFVSKSAIHRFCRKLGFQGYKDLKLAVARDSTERMEKDELINVNYPFQMEDGPKEIALQLVKLYELTIRDTLEFIRPDVLQEIAAVLNQAQVIDVYSHSHNLNAAQNFHDKMLTIGKCVQCPQDFYEQRLQALACDEHHVAMILSYSGKAFFIEPLVKKLYEKRIPIVLIGKAGSNHYPQYIRYHVEITDKENLQDRISQFSSHIAMQYMLDVIFGCIYNQNRLQNMEYLRASIGFMDDRDIERERIQHAESVRNEEGL
- a CDS encoding ABC transporter permease subunit, which encodes MVISMLNLIKIEYFKIFKHKKNTALIISCIFFFLFIGFSNQQKDQNYVNKKTSYLKNEVREASSILDSLEHILKQSGMKSAERKNLKKQYDFWDKETEYSQLLLSFYTVKGNSYASDKIITDYTIKRNLNFIEGLEQGYTGMVFQYSNKDEEIKELKNEILIMQSLLQTNKEKLDADPDISFLYSSPYEMNGWNYLTILFDNGMLIYLIFIILLIMIDLYAAEMECGSYKMYMTCPYSRKKIIFAKMITGSSLSIFIIMICMMTGFSIFSIQTDVGNSLYPYIAGNGTIEPCYIHFLKLILFLVCSVVFMNIVFIYIATFTSSISSVITAIACYFLCIFFIYNLFSISSPWIVQLPFIGFLYISELIKVQPNILPPLLINIAVIVLTTLLCSKRFINLDLKN
- a CDS encoding helix-turn-helix domain-containing protein, with the protein product MEWIERLNEAMTYIEAHIQDEIRLEEAAKIACTSSYNFQRVFSYMTGIPVSEYIRRRRMTLAAEDLRLGNEKIIDIALRYQYASPTAFNRAFRSVHGIAPSQVRKEHAAVKAYPPLCFQLNIAGKKELHYRIVRKEEFRVMGVLHELDHKLEKNYEIVPQYWQAAGRTGIIEELAAYMSQEEPSGLLGISLCGDTADWKFCIGVISDETLNGYDTLTIPKASWIVFDCAGTHASIQELERRIWTEWFPSTGYSYVNGPVMEVYLDSDPRQSRLEMWLMIKDEDNS
- a CDS encoding AraC family transcriptional regulator — translated: MSEPFRIEERESFRVVGYAIHTTNRRKEGRRAIPEQWNTFREQGLQEELMSKMNQEPKGLLGISVYNTDPDDQRKFDHLIAVSSTCAAGEELVEYTVPARTWAIFPCSVETIGKTEAQAITKWLPKSAYRPLNTGYITGKMKTGAPDIEYYGSAGEVEVWVAVTKK
- a CDS encoding glyoxalase — protein: MKYMGSLYAIDDKERTIAFYKEVCGLRVIQDFGTNFTMTGGICFQTRESWSGFLDKEPNDITYGGNDAELYMECEDLDTFVENLMKRDDISLIHPVKEHAWGQRGIRFYDPDQHIIEVSEPLPTVVKRLTQQGMSLEQIAEKMGLSLRMVTRMLNK